The Caulifigura coniformis genome includes a region encoding these proteins:
- a CDS encoding ABC transporter permease produces the protein MKALDRKLLRNLWQMRGQAIAIAAVMGCGVAAFVMALSTLRSLESTRAAYYERYRFADVFAHVKRAPRSLQPRMEAIRGVDRVHPRIVADATLDIAGMTEPAIARLISVPDHDVPPLCTLHLRLGRMPEPGRNNEVLAGEAFATAQGLKLGDEVHAVINGRKQPLTVVGIALSPEYIFSIREGDILPDDKHFGVFWMCETELEAAYDMDGAWNDVLFKLSPDASLPAVMAAVDELLERYGGLGCYEAADQISNRYISSEIQQLEKMSILAPSIFLSVAAFLLNVVMSRVISTQREEIAALKAFGYTKWEVGGHFLKLVLMVTTVGVTGGVLLGIWLGNGMTQMYTKFYHFPHFTFVFDPRVIGWALLISGAAAIAGTVGAVYQAIRLPPAEAMRPEPPARYKKTLLERIGLQRLFSPTARIVLRNLERRIGKAAMSCTGIALAVSVLILGNFTEDAINYMIDIDFRLARRQDMTVTLIEPRSTRALTELAHLPGVERVDAFRQTFVRFRNQQHWKRALLLGLPDDIELFKVVGTDRRDTILPDQGVMLSRKLAEMLDVKPGELVTAEVLEGKRPTLRIPVTGLVEDLSGVWGYMRISELNRLLEEGTIVSGAYLAVDTKYKPVTYAQLKNTPQVASVTIREAMVESFRNTVAENLMRIKTMNVIFAVIIAFGVVYNTARISLAERSRELATLRVIGFTRAEISTVLLGELATLTIVAIPLGLLIGTGMSAAVAAQLDTDMFRVPFVISLSTYSFAVLVVLVASVVSSLLVRRRLDELDLIAVLKTRE, from the coding sequence ATGAAGGCTCTCGATCGGAAGCTGCTCCGCAACCTGTGGCAGATGCGCGGGCAGGCGATCGCGATCGCGGCGGTAATGGGCTGCGGGGTGGCGGCGTTCGTGATGGCGCTGTCGACTTTGCGGTCGCTCGAATCGACGCGGGCGGCGTACTACGAGCGGTATCGCTTCGCGGATGTGTTCGCACATGTCAAACGGGCGCCGCGCTCGCTGCAACCGCGGATGGAAGCGATCCGGGGGGTTGACCGGGTCCATCCCCGGATCGTCGCCGATGCGACTCTCGACATTGCGGGGATGACGGAGCCGGCGATCGCTCGGCTGATCTCGGTTCCCGATCACGACGTACCTCCCTTGTGCACGCTGCACCTGCGGCTGGGGAGAATGCCTGAGCCGGGGCGGAACAACGAAGTGCTGGCGGGAGAGGCGTTCGCGACGGCGCAGGGGCTGAAGCTTGGCGACGAAGTGCATGCGGTGATCAACGGGCGCAAACAGCCGCTGACGGTCGTCGGCATCGCCCTTTCTCCGGAGTACATCTTTTCGATCCGGGAGGGGGACATCCTTCCGGACGACAAGCATTTCGGCGTGTTCTGGATGTGCGAAACGGAGCTGGAAGCGGCCTACGACATGGACGGGGCGTGGAACGACGTGCTGTTTAAGCTGTCTCCCGATGCGTCGCTGCCGGCGGTGATGGCGGCGGTGGATGAACTGCTGGAACGGTACGGGGGGCTGGGGTGTTATGAGGCGGCCGACCAGATTTCGAACCGCTACATCTCGAGCGAGATCCAGCAGCTGGAGAAGATGTCGATCCTGGCGCCGTCGATTTTTCTCAGCGTGGCGGCGTTTCTTCTGAACGTGGTGATGTCGCGGGTGATTTCGACGCAGCGGGAAGAGATCGCCGCGCTAAAGGCGTTCGGATACACGAAATGGGAAGTGGGGGGCCACTTCCTGAAGCTGGTGCTGATGGTGACGACCGTGGGCGTGACGGGGGGCGTTCTGCTGGGGATCTGGCTGGGCAATGGGATGACCCAGATGTACACGAAGTTCTACCACTTCCCGCATTTCACGTTCGTGTTCGATCCGCGCGTGATCGGCTGGGCGCTGCTCATCAGCGGGGCGGCGGCCATCGCCGGGACGGTGGGAGCGGTTTACCAGGCGATCAGGCTGCCGCCGGCCGAGGCGATGCGGCCTGAGCCTCCGGCGCGCTACAAGAAGACGCTGCTGGAACGGATTGGCCTGCAGAGGCTGTTCTCGCCGACGGCGCGGATCGTGCTGCGGAATCTCGAGCGACGGATCGGAAAGGCGGCGATGTCGTGCACCGGGATCGCACTGGCGGTCTCGGTGCTGATCCTCGGGAATTTCACAGAGGATGCGATCAACTACATGATCGACATCGATTTCCGGCTGGCGCGCCGGCAGGACATGACGGTCACGCTGATCGAGCCGCGGTCGACGCGGGCGCTGACGGAACTGGCGCACCTTCCGGGCGTCGAGCGGGTGGACGCGTTCCGGCAGACGTTCGTGCGGTTTCGCAACCAGCAGCACTGGAAACGGGCGCTGCTGCTGGGGCTGCCGGACGACATCGAACTGTTCAAGGTGGTCGGGACCGACCGGCGCGACACGATCCTGCCGGACCAGGGGGTCATGCTGTCGCGCAAACTGGCGGAGATGCTCGACGTGAAGCCGGGCGAACTGGTCACGGCGGAAGTGCTGGAAGGGAAGCGGCCGACGTTGCGGATTCCAGTCACGGGACTGGTGGAGGACCTGTCGGGGGTGTGGGGCTATATGCGGATCTCGGAGCTGAACCGGCTGCTCGAAGAAGGGACGATCGTTTCCGGGGCGTACCTGGCGGTCGATACGAAGTACAAGCCGGTGACGTATGCCCAGTTGAAGAACACGCCGCAGGTGGCCTCGGTGACGATCCGTGAGGCGATGGTCGAGAGCTTCCGGAACACGGTGGCCGAGAACCTGATGCGGATCAAGACGATGAACGTGATCTTCGCAGTGATCATCGCGTTCGGGGTGGTTTACAATACGGCCCGGATCTCGCTGGCCGAACGAAGCCGGGAACTGGCGACGCTGCGGGTGATCGGTTTCACCCGGGCGGAGATTTCGACGGTGCTGCTCGGGGAACTGGCGACGCTGACCATCGTGGCGATCCCGCTGGGGCTGTTGATCGGCACCGGGATGTCGGCCGCGGTGGCCGCCCAGCTCGATACGGACATGTTCCGCGTGCCGTTCGTGATCAGCCTGTCAACGTATTCGTTTGCGGTGCTCGTGGTTCTCGTGGCCTCGGTCGTCTCGTCGCTGCTGGTGCGGCGGCGGCTGGACGAACTCGATCTCATTGCCGTTTTGAAGACCCGCGAATGA
- a CDS encoding beta strand repeat-containing protein translates to MNRLNLLSHLFANSPRWRRVSIWGALLSTAAGATAFAQPTPPTGSQQPEQVFAQAAASDAFVMNQPPSGSVADRGSYSRDIGIGGTGSLARMGHIVGETIGRKQSITHFEVMPYAFVDNTMWYTDGRFYATNNGHIGGTGGVGVRQFLPNINAIIGAGAFYDADDTRAKMFTQAGLSLEYLSEYLDVRTNLYASTGRKSAFLGTTFIEGSEHFVDDNIAFNTRTRRAAATDGLDLTVTVPVPGEMAQSINLEASAGGYHFVANDFDLEDATGYRLRLDGDFLASRLHSFLEFTSDKAFNNNLIVGADLNYYHDVQRRPRIGHNQFNRMAEWVRRNYNVAAIEDSVVNPDELAINPITGLPYVVLHVRNIVPADPDFPNYPAPGGDGSIDTPYQFIDEAQIDPRDADIIFVHSGSVFVNMPVIIEDNQQILGEGVDHPIAVANPIANNGFILMPDATGGTVLPELQDTVGNAVTLANNSVFAGFNIVNTNGTAIFGSGINSSEIRDVGIDGTNGLGSHGLHLENTTGSIRVEQVTTTGVEGTDLFLDGGNSTVNWFGGQLNNTAGRAVVIQNQTGGTINLAGDNATSPALGFGGLTITDNGGDGILISNTSAATVFGRSSDTPSSSAGVSLTNSTTTGVQIVDLLQAGSVSFLHGLEITDAADIALDIQNAQGDVFFADDVNVANDLLILGRGANSAISLNQIGAQSQISFLGDVTIGAVVPGAAIEDPAINFFNGSTGIVRFDGDISIGQLGRNNESVAANGTAINIGDINGIQVNGVGAQFIANGNVTIEQNNLGPAILVANDATAVTFGLQSAPAQVVINPLTGQSIVLENNSGPIRFNSSVQIGDSIDNQINIENNTGTIAFGAVNVTDATATVFTPIVNVENNTSVSFQSLSITNEDSLSFRGYNNGTLSTGGGTIISSDGAAIDLENNTELNATFTSVTATGYNPFPFGIRVVDDQTIDDDTGDVITNPSTVFRIVGGGTRGSGGLISSGDTDVLGVNSRGAIFQNIDTVELNFQDYTDNEGIAIFSENTVNFTYNGGIVSNNNQEDTDGLTDDPDGFHQILLRVSQDNTDVDSYDYTISNALISDSAQISTNDAMVQIETVSGAANDTRLNLSIVDNQDTTALVPGFRVNRDGNEGAAIRVDWNGAITANVERNGFELISGSDNQIGVDIIQDGTSFTNFIRFNQNTLVATGTGDDGLTGFRMDVDGPTDLQMLDNSVIDQQTGAVTPGFVFAGTNATGFDLTLRSAGNTIVFDDNYLDFNNVGGTGLLFSLINTSDVRIGDDTGTYTNFGNQIDLTDTDATFDRGIIFLTTFGTVNLSGTQDNIITTFPGVGNGTFIPFQPPGSSTGQILINGVLQP, encoded by the coding sequence ATGAACCGGTTGAACCTCTTGTCGCATCTGTTCGCCAACAGCCCACGCTGGCGTCGCGTCTCCATCTGGGGTGCGCTCCTGAGCACGGCGGCCGGCGCTACGGCGTTCGCCCAGCCGACACCGCCGACCGGCTCGCAACAGCCGGAGCAGGTGTTCGCCCAGGCGGCGGCTTCGGACGCGTTCGTGATGAACCAGCCTCCGAGCGGTTCCGTGGCGGACCGTGGGAGCTACAGTCGCGACATCGGGATCGGTGGAACGGGTTCACTGGCCCGGATGGGGCATATCGTCGGTGAGACGATCGGGCGGAAGCAATCGATCACGCATTTCGAGGTGATGCCGTACGCCTTCGTGGACAACACGATGTGGTATACGGACGGCCGGTTCTACGCGACGAACAACGGACACATCGGCGGAACGGGCGGTGTTGGCGTTCGCCAGTTCCTGCCGAACATCAACGCGATCATCGGCGCCGGCGCGTTCTATGACGCGGACGACACCCGGGCGAAGATGTTCACCCAGGCGGGGCTCTCGCTGGAGTACCTGAGCGAATACCTCGACGTGCGGACGAACCTGTACGCGAGCACGGGCCGCAAGTCGGCATTCCTGGGAACGACGTTCATCGAGGGATCGGAACATTTCGTCGACGATAACATCGCGTTCAACACGAGGACGCGTCGCGCCGCTGCGACGGACGGCCTGGACCTGACGGTGACGGTCCCGGTTCCGGGTGAGATGGCGCAGTCGATCAACCTGGAAGCGTCGGCGGGCGGATATCACTTCGTCGCCAACGATTTCGACCTGGAAGACGCGACCGGCTACCGTCTTCGGCTGGACGGCGACTTCCTGGCGAGCCGCCTGCATTCGTTCCTGGAATTCACGAGCGACAAGGCGTTCAACAACAACCTGATTGTCGGCGCCGATCTCAACTACTACCACGACGTCCAGCGTCGGCCGCGGATCGGCCACAACCAGTTCAACCGCATGGCGGAATGGGTGCGGCGGAACTACAACGTCGCGGCAATCGAGGACTCGGTCGTCAATCCGGACGAACTGGCGATCAACCCGATCACGGGACTTCCGTACGTCGTTCTGCACGTGCGGAACATCGTTCCGGCTGATCCGGACTTCCCGAACTATCCGGCTCCGGGCGGGGACGGATCGATCGACACGCCGTACCAGTTCATCGACGAAGCGCAGATCGATCCGCGCGATGCGGACATCATCTTTGTGCACTCCGGCAGCGTGTTCGTGAACATGCCGGTGATCATCGAGGACAACCAGCAGATCCTGGGCGAAGGGGTCGATCACCCGATCGCGGTGGCGAACCCGATTGCGAACAACGGCTTCATCCTGATGCCCGATGCGACGGGCGGCACGGTGTTGCCGGAACTGCAGGATACGGTCGGCAATGCCGTGACGCTGGCGAACAACAGCGTGTTCGCAGGCTTCAACATCGTCAACACCAACGGGACGGCGATCTTCGGCAGCGGCATCAACAGCAGCGAGATCCGGGACGTCGGAATCGACGGAACGAACGGTCTCGGTTCACACGGTCTGCACCTGGAGAACACGACGGGCAGCATCCGTGTCGAACAGGTGACGACGACGGGTGTCGAAGGGACCGACCTGTTCCTCGACGGCGGGAACTCGACGGTCAACTGGTTTGGCGGTCAGTTGAACAACACCGCGGGCCGGGCGGTGGTCATCCAGAACCAGACCGGTGGCACGATCAACCTTGCGGGCGACAACGCGACGTCGCCCGCGCTGGGCTTCGGCGGTCTGACGATCACGGACAATGGCGGCGACGGCATCCTGATCAGCAATACCAGCGCGGCGACGGTGTTCGGTCGGTCTTCGGACACGCCGTCGTCATCGGCCGGGGTGTCGTTGACCAATTCGACGACGACCGGCGTGCAGATCGTGGACCTGCTCCAGGCCGGTTCCGTGTCGTTCCTGCATGGTCTGGAGATCACGGACGCCGCGGACATCGCGCTGGACATCCAGAATGCCCAGGGAGACGTGTTCTTCGCGGACGACGTCAACGTGGCGAACGACCTGCTGATCCTCGGCCGAGGGGCCAACAGCGCGATTTCGCTCAACCAGATCGGGGCGCAATCGCAGATTTCGTTCCTTGGTGACGTGACGATCGGGGCCGTGGTTCCGGGCGCGGCAATCGAAGATCCCGCGATCAACTTCTTCAATGGCTCGACAGGGATTGTCCGGTTCGATGGAGACATTTCCATCGGACAGCTTGGCCGCAACAACGAGTCGGTGGCGGCGAACGGCACGGCGATCAACATCGGCGACATCAACGGCATCCAGGTGAACGGCGTGGGTGCGCAGTTCATCGCGAACGGGAACGTGACGATCGAGCAGAACAATCTGGGGCCGGCGATCCTGGTCGCGAACGACGCCACGGCGGTCACGTTCGGCCTGCAGAGCGCCCCCGCCCAGGTGGTCATCAACCCTCTGACCGGCCAGTCGATCGTGCTGGAGAACAACTCGGGCCCGATCCGGTTCAACAGCTCGGTGCAGATCGGCGACAGCATCGACAACCAGATCAACATCGAGAACAACACCGGCACGATCGCGTTCGGTGCGGTGAACGTGACGGATGCGACGGCGACAGTGTTCACGCCGATCGTGAACGTGGAGAACAACACATCGGTGTCGTTCCAGTCGCTGAGCATCACGAACGAGGATTCGCTGTCGTTCCGCGGTTACAACAACGGAACGCTGTCGACCGGCGGCGGGACGATCATCAGCAGCGACGGCGCGGCGATCGACCTGGAGAACAACACCGAGCTGAACGCAACGTTCACGAGCGTGACGGCGACGGGGTACAACCCGTTCCCGTTCGGAATCCGGGTCGTCGACGACCAGACGATCGACGACGACACGGGCGACGTAATCACCAATCCGAGCACGGTCTTCCGCATCGTGGGCGGCGGGACGCGCGGATCGGGCGGCCTGATTTCCTCGGGCGACACGGATGTGCTGGGGGTCAACTCTCGCGGTGCGATCTTCCAGAACATCGACACGGTGGAGCTGAACTTCCAGGACTACACCGACAACGAAGGGATCGCGATCTTCTCGGAGAATACGGTCAACTTCACGTACAACGGCGGCATCGTCAGCAACAACAACCAGGAAGACACCGACGGCCTGACGGACGATCCGGACGGCTTCCACCAGATCCTGCTGCGGGTCAGCCAGGACAACACGGATGTCGACTCCTACGACTACACGATCAGCAACGCCCTGATCTCGGACAGCGCGCAGATCAGCACCAACGACGCGATGGTGCAGATCGAGACGGTGAGCGGTGCGGCCAACGACACGCGGCTGAACCTGAGCATTGTGGACAACCAGGACACGACGGCGCTGGTGCCGGGCTTCCGGGTGAACCGCGACGGCAACGAAGGTGCGGCGATCCGGGTCGACTGGAACGGCGCGATCACGGCGAACGTCGAACGGAACGGGTTCGAACTGATCTCGGGATCGGACAACCAGATCGGAGTGGACATCATCCAGGACGGGACGTCGTTCACGAACTTCATCCGGTTCAACCAGAACACGCTCGTCGCAACGGGCACGGGCGACGACGGTCTGACGGGCTTCCGCATGGACGTCGACGGTCCGACCGATCTGCAGATGCTCGACAACTCGGTGATCGACCAGCAGACGGGCGCCGTGACGCCCGGGTTTGTGTTCGCCGGGACGAATGCGACGGGCTTCGATCTGACGCTGCGTTCCGCCGGGAACACGATCGTGTTCGACGACAACTACCTGGACTTCAACAACGTCGGCGGAACGGGCCTGCTGTTCTCGCTGATCAACACGAGCGACGTGCGGATCGGCGACGACACGGGGACGTACACCAACTTCGGCAACCAGATCGACCTGACGGATACGGATGCGACGTTCGACCGCGGCATCATCTTCCTGACGACGTTCGGAACGGTGAACCTGTCGGGCACGCAGGACAACATCATCACGACGTTCCCGGGCGTCGGAAACGGAACGTTCATCCCGTTCCAGCCGCCGGGATCGAGCACGGGGCAGATCCTGATCAACGGGGTCCTGCAGCCGTAA
- a CDS encoding DUF1549 domain-containing protein, producing the protein MKPELRDRLFPLLEALCEERLNEGEAAQLEALILSNADARRMFVEYLSLHGLLYWDAVPDAGSVDIESIIPSAARPRVAEPSVVGPSVGGMTDSGPLAGMKPRRLSAAVRAGLSTVAALLVLAAAFFVSRGGNPPAPAEKDLVQETPRKSTVDETPLPKIELPSRRQEDTRPAGEAVATATPDTTLPETDADVVATLDRLLETSWSEGGVSPSAVAEDGEWLRRVSLDLCGRIPELTEIEQFTADQSPNKRARVVDRLLNDPAYARHFGTVWTNLLVGRSPKRQIDREGLSKFLREQFWNGRPWSETVTELVSAEGSAQENGAANYLLAHLNNQAVPATAITARLFLCQQVQCAQCHIHPIVKDWGQEQFWQLNAFFQGTKLVEKTRQLDDGRRITTKELVNQPAAGPIYFETLNGVMRVAYPTFDGKEIPPAESTHRRNELAKLMSEGDRPQLAAAFVNRLWAQLFGRGFTTPLDDMGPHNPPTHPEVLELLTREFVKSDYDVRQLLRWMCASKLYQLSSRATAENEVDDPENGSLPMFTRMYVKPLSAEQLFDSLLVATNADRTAAMAGDAEKRRETWLGQFYTALDNDENTEQTTFDGSLPQALVMMNGDLVKEAVSGRPGTFLSKVEASPLSDGEKLERLSMAILARKPTPIEQRVFEESARGGSRGARVAASGTQSTERLQDACWAYLNSTEFVVNR; encoded by the coding sequence GTGAAGCCCGAGCTGCGAGATCGCCTGTTCCCTCTTCTGGAGGCGCTCTGTGAAGAGCGTCTCAACGAGGGGGAAGCTGCGCAGCTGGAGGCGCTGATCCTAAGCAACGCCGACGCGCGGCGGATGTTCGTGGAATACCTGTCGCTCCACGGCCTGTTGTACTGGGACGCCGTCCCGGATGCAGGCTCGGTCGACATCGAGTCGATCATTCCCTCGGCGGCGCGGCCACGTGTTGCCGAGCCGAGTGTTGTCGGGCCGAGTGTCGGCGGGATGACGGACAGTGGTCCCCTGGCGGGCATGAAACCTCGCCGTCTTTCGGCCGCGGTTCGGGCGGGTCTTTCGACCGTTGCGGCGCTGCTCGTACTTGCGGCGGCGTTTTTCGTCAGTCGCGGCGGCAATCCACCGGCGCCGGCCGAAAAGGATCTCGTCCAGGAGACGCCGCGGAAGAGCACCGTCGACGAGACGCCGCTTCCGAAGATCGAGCTGCCTTCCCGGCGCCAGGAGGACACGCGTCCGGCCGGCGAGGCTGTTGCGACTGCAACGCCGGACACGACACTTCCGGAGACCGATGCGGACGTCGTTGCGACGCTGGACCGGCTGCTGGAAACGTCGTGGAGCGAGGGGGGCGTCTCGCCGTCCGCCGTCGCCGAAGACGGAGAATGGCTGCGGCGCGTATCGCTTGACCTGTGTGGGCGGATTCCTGAACTGACGGAAATCGAGCAGTTCACGGCGGACCAGTCGCCCAACAAGCGAGCGCGGGTGGTCGATCGGCTGTTGAATGATCCGGCCTATGCGAGGCACTTCGGCACGGTCTGGACGAACCTGCTGGTGGGGCGGAGCCCGAAACGTCAGATCGACCGGGAAGGGCTTTCCAAGTTCCTGCGCGAGCAGTTCTGGAACGGTCGCCCGTGGTCGGAAACGGTGACGGAACTCGTTTCGGCCGAGGGCTCGGCCCAGGAGAACGGTGCGGCCAATTACCTGCTGGCACATCTCAATAACCAGGCGGTGCCGGCGACGGCGATCACAGCCCGGCTGTTCCTGTGTCAGCAGGTGCAGTGCGCCCAATGCCATATTCACCCGATCGTGAAGGATTGGGGACAGGAACAGTTCTGGCAGTTGAACGCGTTTTTCCAGGGGACGAAGCTGGTCGAGAAGACCAGGCAACTCGATGACGGCCGGCGCATCACGACGAAGGAACTCGTCAACCAGCCGGCGGCCGGTCCGATCTACTTCGAGACGCTGAACGGCGTGATGCGGGTGGCGTATCCGACGTTCGACGGGAAGGAGATTCCGCCTGCGGAGTCGACCCATCGCCGGAACGAACTGGCGAAGCTGATGAGCGAAGGAGACCGTCCGCAGCTGGCGGCGGCTTTCGTGAATCGCCTGTGGGCACAGCTGTTCGGCCGGGGATTCACGACTCCGCTCGACGACATGGGGCCGCATAATCCGCCCACGCATCCCGAGGTTCTGGAGCTGCTGACCCGCGAGTTCGTGAAGTCGGACTACGACGTTCGGCAGCTGCTGCGGTGGATGTGTGCGTCGAAGCTGTACCAGCTATCAAGCCGGGCGACGGCGGAGAACGAGGTGGACGATCCTGAGAACGGATCGCTGCCGATGTTCACGCGGATGTATGTCAAGCCGCTTTCGGCCGAGCAGCTGTTCGATTCGCTCCTCGTCGCGACGAATGCGGACCGGACGGCGGCGATGGCGGGGGACGCGGAGAAGCGCCGCGAGACCTGGCTGGGGCAGTTCTATACGGCGCTGGACAACGACGAGAACACGGAACAGACGACGTTCGACGGATCTCTGCCGCAGGCGCTGGTGATGATGAACGGCGACCTGGTGAAAGAGGCGGTGAGCGGCCGGCCGGGGACGTTTCTGAGCAAGGTGGAAGCGTCGCCGTTGTCGGACGGGGAGAAACTGGAGCGGCTGTCGATGGCGATTCTGGCGCGCAAGCCGACGCCGATCGAGCAGCGGGTGTTCGAAGAATCGGCCCGCGGCGGTTCGCGGGGCGCCCGGGTGGCGGCGTCTGGAACGCAATCGACAGAGCGTCTGCAGGACGCCTGCTGGGCGTACCTGAACTCGACGGAATTCGTCGTCAACCGTTAG
- a CDS encoding sigma-70 family RNA polymerase sigma factor: MSQSVENDEKPTAPSEEFIHLFTRHQRQLYLLILAQLGRLQEAEEALQETNVVILSKHHQFVPGTNFFAWAAQVAHYEVLKSRQRRQRDRLRFSDEFVDAVASEVESQVNDLDLRREALQDCLGKLREKDRELIRKRYQPGASGRDEAENLGRPANSLYQSIGRIRRSLYECIRRRMASESYT; this comes from the coding sequence GTGTCACAATCGGTGGAAAACGACGAGAAGCCGACGGCTCCCAGCGAGGAGTTTATTCACCTGTTCACGCGCCACCAGAGGCAGTTATATCTGCTGATTCTGGCGCAGCTGGGCAGACTGCAGGAGGCTGAGGAAGCGCTGCAGGAAACGAACGTGGTGATTCTGTCGAAGCATCACCAGTTCGTGCCGGGGACGAATTTTTTCGCCTGGGCGGCGCAGGTGGCCCATTACGAGGTGCTGAAGTCGCGGCAGCGACGGCAGCGCGACCGGCTGCGGTTCAGTGATGAGTTCGTCGATGCCGTGGCGTCGGAAGTGGAGTCGCAGGTCAACGACCTCGACCTGCGTCGCGAAGCCCTGCAGGATTGCCTCGGCAAGCTGCGGGAGAAGGATCGCGAATTGATCCGGAAACGGTATCAGCCTGGGGCGAGCGGTCGGGACGAAGCCGAGAACCTGGGCCGACCCGCGAATTCGCTGTACCAGTCGATCGGACGAATCCGAAGAAGCCTGTACGAATGCATTCGACGCCGGATGGCGTCAGAGAGTTACACGTGA
- a CDS encoding homocysteine S-methyltransferase family protein, with translation MTASLDDLLNGGRPVLLDGATGTELERRGFALEGAGWSARAIDDAPELLEAIHKDYVKAGAQIVTANTFRLHRRNLGDWGKGDEQRRLVEKAIVLARRAGPALVAGSLAPIGDCYSPEDVPRLEALADEHWQLAHEIARSGADLILIETMVAGCEAEAACQAAGRTGLPFIVSFVTGPGGRLLSGERLGDVLPTVLALRPAAVSVNCVSCRNVPEAVVELACGVGVVPFGVYANTGERSEDGSWRVTTASQPAVYAGLAARWLEAGARLIGGCCGTTPAHVSAMQALISQ, from the coding sequence ATGACCGCTTCCCTTGATGACCTGCTCAACGGAGGCCGCCCAGTGTTGCTGGATGGGGCGACCGGGACGGAACTCGAGCGGCGGGGATTTGCGCTGGAAGGGGCTGGCTGGTCGGCACGGGCGATCGACGATGCGCCGGAGCTGCTCGAGGCGATCCACAAGGATTACGTGAAGGCTGGCGCGCAGATCGTGACGGCGAACACGTTCCGGCTGCACCGTCGGAACCTGGGGGACTGGGGGAAGGGAGACGAGCAGAGGAGACTGGTCGAGAAGGCGATCGTTCTGGCGCGGCGGGCAGGTCCGGCGCTGGTCGCCGGCTCACTGGCTCCGATTGGTGATTGCTACTCGCCGGAGGACGTTCCGCGGCTGGAGGCGCTGGCCGACGAGCACTGGCAGTTGGCGCACGAGATCGCGCGGAGCGGGGCGGATCTGATCCTGATCGAGACGATGGTTGCGGGTTGCGAAGCGGAAGCGGCCTGCCAGGCGGCCGGTCGAACGGGTCTGCCTTTCATCGTCAGCTTTGTGACGGGACCGGGGGGGCGCCTGCTGTCGGGGGAGCGTCTGGGTGATGTGCTGCCGACGGTGCTGGCGCTCAGGCCGGCTGCAGTTTCGGTGAACTGCGTGTCGTGCCGGAATGTTCCAGAGGCGGTGGTGGAACTGGCCTGCGGGGTCGGTGTCGTGCCGTTTGGAGTTTACGCGAACACCGGAGAACGGTCGGAAGATGGGAGTTGGCGTGTCACAACCGCTTCCCAACCGGCAGTTTACGCAGGACTTGCCGCGAGGTGGCTGGAGGCCGGGGCGCGTCTGATCGGGGGGTGTTGCGGGACGACTCCGGCTCATGTGAGTGCGATGCAAGCCCTGATTTCGCAATGA